One Fusarium poae strain DAOMC 252244 chromosome 4, whole genome shotgun sequence DNA window includes the following coding sequences:
- a CDS encoding hypothetical protein (BUSCO:50571at5125): MQTLAPVLARRGTSQLAIGSRAAAAPNTGNSLTAHLIRGSIGGNISTRSTVHKVQLHAMSSSAQNELRFKNPRIFVCDIQEKFRKVIYEFDSIVLTTQKLVKFANSLSVPVVTTTQTSAKLGPTVSSLAQLLPSAPHDKTKFSMAIPSVVADLPPNSEIALVGIESHICITQTALDLRNAGHKVYVIADGVSSCNPREVGIALDRLRAEPGITVTSSESWMYECVGDASHSAFKGLFGVVKESMADTKKVWQTLPPESKI; encoded by the exons ATGCAAACGCTTGCACCAGTTCTTGCTCGACGTGGGACATCTCAACTAGCTATCGGTTCACGGGCTGCTGCAGCCCCGAATACTGGCAACTCGCTGACAGCTCATTTGATCAGAGGATCTATTGGAGGAAATATTTCGACTCGATCTACTGTGCACAAGGTGCAGCTGCATGCCATGTCTTCTTCAGCACAGAACGAGCTGCGGTTTA AGAACCCAAGGATATT CGTCTGCGACATTCAAGAAAAGTTCCGCAAGGTCATTTATGAATTTGACAGCAT CGTCCTTACCACACAGAAACTTGTTAAATTCGCAAACTCCCTTTCTGTCCCTGTTGTAACCACAACTCAAACCTCAGCTAAACTTGGTCCTACTGTGTCATCTCTTGCTCAGCTCCTGCCCTCAGCACCTCATGACAAGACCAAGTTTTCCATGGCCATCCCCTCTGTCGTTGCCGATTTACCTCCGAACTCTGAGATCGCTCTTGTTGGCATTGAATCTCACATCTGCATTACCCAGACAGCGCTTGATTTGCGCAACGCCGGCCACAAGGTTTATGTCATCGCTGATGGAGTGTCGAGTTGTAACCCCCGCGAGGTCGGCATTGCACTGGACCGGTTGCGCGCCGAGCCTGGCATCACAGTGACTTCGAGCGAGAGTTGGATGTATGAGTGCGTGGGAGACGCATCGCACTCAGCATTCAAGGGACTTTTCGGTGTTGTCAAGGAATCGATGGCCGACACTAAGAAGGTCTGGCAGACTCTGCCTCCAGAGTCCAAGATCTAA